In one Mustela lutreola isolate mMusLut2 chromosome 8, mMusLut2.pri, whole genome shotgun sequence genomic region, the following are encoded:
- the SMARCD1 gene encoding SWI/SNF-related matrix-associated actin-dependent regulator of chromatin subfamily D member 1 produces MAARAGFQSVAPSGGAGASGGAGAAAALGPGGTPGPPVRMGPAPGQGLYRSPMPGAAYPRPGMLPGSRMTPQGPSMGPPGYGGNPSVRPGLAQSGMDQSRKRPAPQQIQQVQQQAVQNRNHNAKKKKMADKILPQRIRELVPESQAYMDLLAFERKLDQTIMRKRLDIQEALKRPIKQKRKLRIFISNTFNPAKSDAEDGEGTVASWELRVEGRLLEDSALSKYDATKQKRKFSSFFKSLVIELDKDLYGPDNHLVEWHRTATTQETDGFQVKRPGDVNVRCTVLLMLDYQPPQFKLDPRLARLLGIHTQTRPVIIQALWQYIKTHKLQDPHEREFVICDKYLQQIFESQRMKFSEIPQRLHALLMPPEPIIINHVISVDPNDQKKTACYDIDVEVDDTLKTQMNSFLLSTASQQEIATLDNKIHETIETINQLKTQREFMLSFARDPQGFINDWLQSQCRDLKTMTDVVGNPEEERRAEFYFQPWAQEAVCRYFYSKVQQRRQELEQALGIRNT; encoded by the exons ATGGCGGCCCGGGCGGGTTTCCAGTCTGTGGCTCCGAGCGGCGGCGCCGGAGCCTCAGGAGGGGCGGGCGCTGCGGCTGCCCTGGGTCCGGGCGGGACTCCGGGGCCTCCCGTGAGAATGGGCCCGGCGCCGGGTCAAGGGCTGTACCGCTCCCCGATGCCCGGAGCGGCCTATCCG AGACCAGGTATGCTGCCAGGCAGCCGAATGACACCTCAGGGACCTTCCATGGGACCCCCTGGCTATGGGGGGAACCCCTCAGTCCGACCTGGCCTGGCCCAGTCAGGGATGGACCAGTCCCGCAAGAGACCTGCACCTCAGCAGATACAGCAGGTCCAGCAGCAGGCGGTCCAAAATCGAAACCACAA tgcaaagaaaaagaagatggctGACAAAATTCTACCTCAAAGG ATTCGTGAACTGGTACCAGAATCCCAGGCATATATGGATCTCTTGGCTTTTGAAAGGAAGCTGGACCAGACTATCATGAGGAAACGGCTAGATATCCAGGAGGCCTTGAAACGTCCCATCAAG CAAAAACGGAAGCTGcgaattttcatttctaacacTTTCAATCCGGCTAAGTCAGATGCCGAGGATGGGGAAGGGACAGTGGCTTCCTGGGAACTTCGGGTAGAAGGACGGCTCTTGGAGGAT tCAGCTTTGTCCAAATATGATGCCACCaaacaaaagaggaaattctcttccttttttaagtcCTTGGTGATCGAACTGGACAAAGACCTGTATGGGCCAGACAACCACCTGGTGGAA TGGCACAGGACCGCCACTACCCAGGAGACGGATGGCTTCCAGGTGAAGCGGCCAGGAGACGTGAATGTACGGTGTACCGTCCTCCTGATGCTGGACTACCAG CCTCCCCAGTTTAAATTAGATCCTCGACTGGCTCGGCTCTTGGGCATCCACACCCAGACCCGTCCAGTGATCATTCAAGCACTGTGGCAATATATTAAGACACATAAGCTCCAGGACCCTCATGAGCGGGAATTTGTCATCTGTGACAAGTACCTCCAGCAG ATCTTTGAGTCTCAACGGATGAAGTTTTCAGAGATCCCTCAACGGCTGCATGCCTTGCTCATGCCACCAGAGCCCATCATCATCAATCATGTCATCAG TGTTGACCCAAATGATCAGAAGAAGACTGCTTGTTATGACATCGATGTGGAAGTGGATGATACTTTGAAGACCCAGATGAATTCTTTCCTGCTATCTACTGCCAGCCAGCAGGAGATTGCTACTCTAGACAACAAG atCCATGAGACAATAGAAACTATCAATCAGCTGAAGACCCAGCGGGAATTCATGCTGAGCTTCGCCAGGGACCCTCAGGGTTTCATCAATGATTGGCTACAGTCCCAGTGCCGGGACCTCAAG ACCATGACCGATGTGGTAGGGAACCCGGAGGAAGAGCGCCGAGCCGAGTTTTACTTCCAGCCTTGGGCTCAGGAGGCTGTGTGCCGATACTTCTATTCCAAG GTGCAGCAGAGACGACAAGAATTAGAGCAGGCCCTGGGAATCCGAAACACATAG